TTTTAGAGATTTAGTTCCATGGACACACAGATTTCCAACAATATATACATACCAACACGCACACCCGCTATCTATTGTTACTTGTGACAACTTACCAGACTGTGACCCTTGCATGCAGGGATCTTCAATGGCAGTGAGCTAGGTGATAAGTAAAGCTTTGATGAGGCTGTGCTCCAGgtatatttatcaaaattaagcACCTGCAGACAGAACGATATAATCACTATCCACTCGGGCAAAGCAATCACTTGAGTGTACACAGTTGGTGCAAAGAAANaaaaaaaaaaaaaaaaaaaaaaaaaaaaaaaaatcacaaccTGTACATCATCCAATAATCCGTTCCCAGATTCGCCACCAACAACAATCATCTTATTTCCAATAACAGTTGCTGCATgctgtgaaaaaaaaaaaagaaaaaaaaaaaggagaagatgGTCACGTTCTTCACAGTAAACGATCACATGTGTAGGTCTAAACCAATGTAACATTATCATTGATGTCGACATCAAGAATTGAAACAGAAAATTATACATTGAAACGAGGAGATGGTTTTTCCCCTGCAATTGACAAGACCATCCAATTCTCAGACTGTCCCAATGCACCAATACTGGTATGAGGAACGTCAGAAGCACGTTGGCCATCATGCTCTTCAGAATGCCTACTTGTGGGTGCAGCAGCACATTCAGTCTACAAGCAAAAACAGCTTAAGAAATGTGCTATTCTATTTCAAACATGAATCTAAATCAGCAAAAAAGAAGCCTCACATTAGAGCTGGTCACTCGTTTGGGGTGTCTTATAGGACTCCTAGTTCCCTGAGCAGGATCCGAAAGCTGAACTTTCAATCTACATTTACGAAACAactttttcaatcaaaatagGCTAAATATGGCCGCATTAATTCGTGTTTCTTCGCGGTTAGCAAgataaagaagcaaatagtagaaataaaaacaaagcaaCGAACTAATTTACGCATAGTTCAGAAAGAACCGACTCAAGATTTTCCAGAAGTCAAATAAATCGAACAAAAGCTTAACATATTGCCACAACAGATATAAACCGACATAATCGCTAACCTTCCGAGCTTCATTCGTCTTCGAAACCCGAACATTTTCATGAACTAAAACTTCTCGTTGAGCACCAGTAACTTCCTCTCACTCCAAATCCCTAAGCGCTTCAAGAGAACAACCTACATTACCATCAAACGATGCTCCACAGCATCAGCCGGAAACACAGCCACATAAACCCGAAGAAGCACAGAAACAGAGGATTTACGGTGAAACAAAACCGCAATTGAAGCAGATAGTGATAGAAAAACTCGGAAATAatccagaagaagaaaaaaatcaattaacaCGACAATGAATCCTGCAAAACAAAAGCGTAACTCTGAGGACGATCAGATACTTTTTGGTTCAGTCGTCCATTATGCAGATGCGacaaggaaagaagaagaagcagaaagTGACCTTAAAGGCAGCGTACTTTAGCATTTACCTTATAAGGCAGCATAGGCGGGTACAAGTAAATCGCTAAGTTGCGCCATGTGAAGAACCAGACAAACGAGGCTGAAGGTAGTAGAACAATAAATAACCGTTGATTTTGGAGGGAGAGGGCTGGGCCCCACcgcatttaatttctttttaatataattgttCCTTTTCGCCCCTATAGtctctagattttttttttttcattttaataaataaataaatatatttatttattttttttattttttttccgatCATATGATATTAAGTCAATTGAACTATACTCATATTGACGggtctaaattattattatttctttattaatatttatatttatatttttatatatttatactaaATATCAAGTATCCATATTAATCGATGATGATATATAATTCAGGTTAGTTAAGTTAGGTCGGGTATGGtttgaatttagtttattattttttattaaaatcatgaaataaatggaagataataaataaatagatatttaagCCTTTATCGTCCAAGTGGGGACCACACTATCAGCGATCTTGGAAATTGGAGCcgatggaaagaaaaataagcgGGAAAAAAGGGTTATCGGGATTTTGCGCAATCTCGATTCTTACGTGTCGAACATGGACTTGACGCTGTCGTGGGCTTCCATGGGCCCAAcaagttgttgttgttgggcTGGCCTTattaaaagtcaaaataaataattttcgttgataatataattattaattaatggcAAGATTAATgactaatttttaatatatcaatttaaaaaatagttaaacgAATTacattttacaaaaaaatttaagcatatatatttctttcttttttttaatatttatattgaattttgtataCCGATAACTACGCTCAAATTGACTTATTAActatttgaattatattcttttgtatggttaatttttatttaatgtcaACTCGAGTATAGCTCatatctctaaaaaaaaattcaaatttctactCTTACATATCATTAatctcaaaaataatatttcgaATTATCATGGAAGGTAGATTGATCATAAATGATCAGGGtcttattttaacaaaaaccAATCAAATTAGTCTTCACATGCTTTCTCTAAATACAACAGGACAGTCAATTGGATCATGTTTTAGTttctcaaaagggaaaaaagacaTATTTTGAATTATCATTGACCGTAGATTGATCATATATGATCAGAGTCTATTTGAACAAAAACTAACCAAATCAGACTTCACATACGTTCTCTAAATACAACACGACAGTCGATTAggtcattttttgttttttcgaAATGAAAAAACAGATTTCGACCAAATGACTCGGTCCGTCTGAGTCAGTTGTGTATTAGTTATATAAGGTGATCGAGCGATCAAAATAAACTCTTATCGGTTTAAGATAGTAATCGATATCTTATCCACTAAATTACACTACTACCGGACAAAGTATAAAAAGGATTGGTCAGCTGAATTTAAGGTCAAACCCACAAAGCGCCAGCAGCAGTAAGCATGGGAATGAGGGAGCGATTAAGATGAAGTGTCATAATTTCATTGGTTCCACCGACCAGTTGGCCGCCAATGAAGACAGCCGGAACCGTGGGGCTAAAGCCAAGCATAGACAGAGCCTGCTCGATCTCCCTGCCTCGAGCGATCTGGTCCACCTCGTGCACCGCCGGGTTAACCCCAAACCCACTCAGCAGCCTCATCACAGTGTGGCTCATGCAGCACGTGCTCTTGCTGAAGATCACGACCGGCCGCTCTGAAACCATCCTTCTAACTCTCTCCATTCTTCTACCCGCTTTCAGCTCAAGTTCGAACCAACCGGGAGGGCCGGCTATTTATATGGACCAATTACCCCAGGAAAGGTAAACGAATATTGAACCGGTGAAGGAAAGTCACGGAAGGAGGAATATGTAATTTCAAGGTGCATTTACGACATGTCGCGTTGGGAAGATATAAAGTGAAACGACAACGTCAGAATCTTTGCAATTGTAATGCGGAAAATAGAGACTTGTCCTTCTTAACCCATCGCATTTCATCGTCGtttcaaactttatattatcCATTCTTTTACATAAAGTTCGAGTCACTTTcgttatataatataaatttactttaaaattttactcaAATTTAACTCAACTCAATTAATACGAGTAGAATTTATTCGTGGGTtgttaactattttaaataaatatatatatatttgttattttgtttgtgacataattttttttttttttttgttacttatTCTCTAAaactctttttaaaaaatttgaatggtaattcaacttgaaaaataaataaataaatatttttttttattaaaaataaaaataaaattgaataaattaattgggTTTGgttatcatttaataataattatttgagttaaaaaaaattaaacagctattaaaaattataatattccttataaaaattaggaagaaaaactaatatatttttatttatatttgaaatattggaaattattggttttaattatttttggcttgaaatttgaaaaaaataaaataaacgaaAATGTTGGTGGGGAGGTGGATTCGAAATGCTGTAAGGTCcccaatccaattttttttcatatgatACGATGCCGTTTCGACGCCTCCTCTCAccacataaaataaaatgtttttatttattttttatttcctcttAAAATGCTAAAATGGTGTGAGTTTTACTTGgattagaaaaataatggtaattaataatattaaaataaaagttcaaaattttaattttttaaaaaataaataataattaaatgagtGGAAaaggtatatatttttttagggctgaaaatgattttaaaaagatgaaCCTAAAAGATTCTGGTCTCTCTCCCACTGACAAAAAAACAtctatgcatgcatgcatgcatgaacGTTGGTTTTTATGTGGATGGATGCCCCCATGACATGTTAAGGGCCATGCATAAACGTCCCTGTGCTGAAGCCAAGGGGCAGGGTTGGTGAAGGGGTTATTTTGGCCTTACCAAATCCAAGTTGGTTCCTTATggatatgtatgtatgtatacaCATCGACGTCGAGAATATATATCGTCGCTATAAGAATTCAGGGCTTTTTTGACACCATGGAATGTcggaaaagtaaaaaaaggtGTCACTAAAGATTCTTCCCATGTAAAAAATGCATCGAGAATTGATGTTGGTAACGTTTAGTTAGTTTGCTTTAACTCGTTTTACATAgctaaatatatgttttaacaCATTATTAGATACCCGAGAGAATAAAGCAAGGGCATACAAAAACTAAGTTATGTTATCCAATCAGAAAAATTACGGGATAAGAGGCAGGAGGGGGTGACTGTGTGTAACGACTcagatctaccgctagcagatgggctttccctttcgagcttcccctcaagggtttaaaacgagtctggtaggggaaggtttccacacacttatgaagggtgttttgttctcctctccaactaatgtgggacatcacaatccaccccccttcagggcccagagttctcgctgacactcgttcctttctccaatcgatgtgggaccaccactaaatccaccccattcggggcccagcgtctttactgacacaccacctcgtgtctacccccttcggaaacagcctcctcgctggcacatggtccaatgtctggctctgataccaaacgactcagatccactgttagcaaatattgtcctctttgggctttccctttcgagcttaccctcaaggctttaaaacacgtctgctatggaaaggtttccacacccttataaatggtgttttgttctccttcccaactaatgtgggacatcacactgTGATACTAAACTGTGTCAAGAGAGAACCTTTTCCCAGTGCACTCTATTGTCGTGTCGGGAGAATACCTTCTCCCAGTGCACTCTACTGTCGTGTCGGGAGaggatttaaattttgtttaatgttGATGTACAAATGCAATGATGAAATCTTCTCGAACATAATAGTATTGTAAAATAGTCTAATTTGGagaatacaattatttttatttttaagagaattttatgatttttggGTGATGGAAGACAATTCATATAGTGCATTATTATTGCATATGTGACAATGGGCTAAAAGGATC
This portion of the Cucurbita pepo subsp. pepo cultivar mu-cu-16 chromosome LG08, ASM280686v2, whole genome shotgun sequence genome encodes:
- the LOC111800929 gene encoding monothiol glutaredoxin-S2-like → MERVRRMVSERPVVIFSKSTCCMSHTVMRLLSGFGVNPAVHEVDQIARGREIEQALSMLGFSPTVPAVFIGGQLVGGTNEIMTLHLNRSLIPMLTAAGALWV